Below is a window of Streptomyces genisteinicus DNA.
CCGGCCTTCGCGCGGCGGTGGTAGTACCAGGCCATGTTCGACGACACACCGGCGAGCAGCACCCACACGATCCCCAGCCACATGCCCTGGGTGAAGGAGACCACGGCCGCGACGACGGCGAGGACGCAGACGACGAGGGAGTAGAGAGCGAGGCGGGGCATGGGGTACGGCTCCTGTCGGGTCCTGCGGATGGGTCGTGCTGCGGGTCCTGCTCGGGGCGCCTCCCGCGTACGCGGGGAGGCGCGCCCCCAGTGTCCCCCATGCCGTGCCGCGGCCCCCGCGCCCCCCGCCCGGCGCGGCGGCCGGCGGTACGGCCCGCGTCCCACCGCGGGCCGCTCCGGGGATCGCGGGAGGGCCCTTACACGTCGGTGACGCGCAGTCCGGCGTGCGCCTTGTACCGGCGGTTCACCGAGATCAGGTTGGCGACGAGCGACTCGACCTGGTGGGCGTTGCGCAGCCGGCCGGCGAAGACGCCCCGCATGCCGGGGATGCGGGAGGCCAGGGCCTGCACGACGTCGGTGTCCGCGCGGGATTCGCCGAGGACCATCACATCGGTGTCGATCTCGTCGATCGACGGGTCCTGGAGCAGCACGGCCGACAGGTGGTGGAAGGCCGCGGTGACCCGCGAGTCCGGCAGCAGGGCGGCGGCCTGCTCGGCGGCGCTGCCCTCCTCGGGCTTCAGCGCGTACGCGCCCTTCTTGTCGAAGCCCAGCGGGTTGACGCAGTCGACGACGATCTTCCCGGCGAGCTCCTTCTGGAGCGTCTCCAGGGTCTTGGCGTGGCCGTCCCACGGCACGGCCACGATCACGACGTCGCTGCGCCGGGCGCACTCGGCGTTGTCGGCGCCCTCGACACCGAGGCCCAGCTCCGCTGCGGCGGTCTCGGCGCGGTCCGCGGCCCGCGAGCCGATGATCACCTTCTGGCCGGCCTTGGCCAGCCGGTAGGCGAGCCCCCGGCCCTGGTCACCGGTGCCGCCCAGCACCCCGACGACGAGGTCCGACACGTCGGGGAGGTCCCAGGGGTCCTTGGCCGGGGCCTTGGCGGCGGGTCCCGTGTTCTCAGTGGAAGTCATGGCCCGACCTTACTGGCGGGTCGGGCCGCTCCCGAGGGGTTCGGCGATCTCCGGCGGGATCCGGCGGACTCCGTCGGAATCAGGTCGGCGCGGCGGCCGGGGAAACGGCGCCGCCGCGCCGCGCGGCGGGCCGGCCGGCCGGAAGACGGTCCCCGACCGGTGATCCGGGGCCCGGAAAACCTCCCCGACCGGTCATCCGGACCCCGGGAAACCTCCCCGACCTGTGATCTTGGCCAAATTCAGTTGCCTCGGACGACCGTCGGGGCCGAGCATGGCCTTCCGTGACATCAAAGCTCTCCGCCGTGCTGCCCGATCTCTCGCCATGGCGTTCCTCCCCCGACTTCCGGTTGCTGTGGGTGCAGGGGCTGGTCACCTACTTCGCCAGCTTCATGGCGATGATCGCGCTGCCGCTCCAGATCAAGGAGATGACCGGCTCCCCGCTCGCCGTCGGCGCGATGGGCGCCGTCGAGCTCGTGCCGCTGATCGTCTTCGGCCTCTACGGCGGTGCGCTCGCCGACGCCGTCGACCGCCGCAGGATGATCCTCGGCACGGAGGCCGGGCTGGGCCTGCTCGCCCTGATCCTGCTGGTGAACGCGATGCTGCCGGAGCCCATGCTCTGGCCGCTGTACGTGGTCGCGGCGGGCGTCTCGGCGCTCGCCGGTCTCCAGCGCCCCGCGCTGGACTCGCTGATGGCCCGGATCGTGCCGCACGACCAGCTGACCGCGGCCGCCGCGCTCAACGCGCTCCGGTGGCAGGTCGGCGCCATCGCCGGTCCCGCGCTGGCCGGTGTGGTGGTGGCGTACGCGGGACACGCGACGGCGTACGGGATCACCATCGCCGGATTCGCCGTCTCCGTGGTGCTGTGTCTGCGCCTGTCGCCCGCGCCGCCGGCCAAGGGGGCGGACAAGCCGTCGCTGCGCGGCATCGCGGAGGGCGCCCGGTACGCGTGGAGCCGGCCGGTGCTGCTGGGCACCTACGCGATCGACCTGGCGGCGATGCTCTTCGCCTTCCCCAACACCATCTTCCCGTTCCTCGCCGACGACCTGGACGCCGAGTGGTCACTGGGCCTCATGTACGCGGCCGGGTCGGTCGGTTCGGTCGTCCTCAGCCTGACCAGCGGCTGGACGTCGCGGGTGCGGCGGCACGGCCTGTTCGTGGTGTTCGGCGCCGCGGGCTGGGGTCTGGCGATCTTCGCCGCGGGCTGGTTCTCCAACGTGTGGCTGGTCCTGGTGTGCCTGGCCTTCGCCGGGGCGGGCGACATGCTGAGCGGGCTCGGCCGCTCGACGATCTGGAACCAGACGATCCCCGAGGAGCTGCGGGGGCGGCTGGCCGGCATCGAGGTGCTCTCGTACAGCGTCGGCCCGCAGCTGGGCCAGGTCCGCGCCGGCGCCATGGCCGGCTGGACGGGCACCCGGCCGGCGATCTGGTCCGGCGGCCTGGTGTGCGTGGTGTCGGTCGGTCTGCTGGCGGCGACGCTGCCGAAGCTGATCACCTACGACGCGCTCACCGACGAGGACGCCAAGCGCCGGCGCGCGCAGCAGGAGGCCGCCGCGGCGGCGGCCGAGGAGGCGCCGGGGGACGGCGCGGGAGAGGCGTCCGCGGCCCAGCGGTGACGCGGGCCGATCGTGACGCGGGGCCGCGCGGGTACGGGCCGGCCGTGACGCGTGCCGACACGGACGCGGACCGATCGTGACGCGTGCCGCGCGGGTACGGGCGTCCGCCCCGCGCGGCGGACGCTCACTCCTCGGGGCGGGCCGGCGCGTCGTGCCACCGGGGGTCGTTCTCCCATTCGAGGTTCCGTTCCCGGGCCGTCTCCATCGCGTGCTGCGCCTCCTGGCGCGAGGTGTACGGCCCGAACCGGTCCTTGGCCGGGCACTCCGGCCCCTCCTCGACCTTCTTGTGCTCCAGGCAGTAGTACCACTCGCCCGGTTTGCCCACCGTGCGCTTCTTGAACAGTGCCATCGGCTGCTCCTTCCTCTCAGAAGCGGGCGTCCGGCCCCCGCTGGACCCGGACGACTGCTTCTTGGGCCATGCTGCCCCACGGAGCCTGGTTAGACTCGCTGGCATGTCTGGCCAGTCGCTGCTCGTACCGGGGGAGCTCTCCCCCCACCGCTCCGTTCCCGCCTCCATCCGCCGCCCCGAGTACGTCGGGAAGGCGGCGCCGGCGCCGTACACCGGACCCGAGGTCCAGGACGCCGACACCGTCGAGCGGATGCGCGTCGCCGGGCGCATCGCCGCACAGGCGATGGAGGAGGCCGCCAAGCACATCGCCCCCGGCGTCACCACCGACGAACTCGACCGTGTCGCGCACGAGTTCATGTGCGACCACGGCGCGTACCCGTCGACGCTCGGCTACCGCGGCTTCCCCAAGTCGCTGTGCTCGTCGGTGAACGAGGTGATCTGCCACGGGATCCCGGACTCCACGGTCCTGCGCGACGGCGACATCGTGAACCTGGACGTCACCGCGTACATCGGCGGGGTGCACGGCGACAACAACGCCACCTACCTGTGCGGCGACGTGGACGACGCGTCCCGGCTGCTGGTGGAGCGGACGCGGGAGTCGCTGAACCGCGCGATCAAGGCCGTCAAGCCGGGCCGGCAGGTCAACGTCATCGGCCGGGTCATCGAGTCCTACGCCAAGCGCTTCGGCTACGGAGTGGTGCGCGACTTCACGGGGCACGGCATCAACTCGTCGTTCCACTCCGGCCTGATCATCCCGCACTACGACGCGCCCCACGCGACGACGGTGATGCAGCCGGGCATGACCTTCACCATCGAGCCGATGCTGACGCTGGGGACGCACGAGTACGACATGTGGGACGACGGCTGGACCGTCGTCACCAAGGACCGCCGGCGGACGGCCCAGTTCGAGCACACCCTGGTGGTGACGGAGACGGGCGCGGACATCCTCACGCTGCCGTAGCCGCGGGGCGCGGCGCCACGGGCGGACCCCTGCGGGCCGTTTTTACCGACAGGACGTCGGGAATGTTACCGACATGACGTCGGGAACCAGTTGACTTAGGTAAGCCTAAGTTGCGATGATCCTACCCGGTTCCCGTCACTTTCCGGCTCCGGAGGTCCGCCTTGGACACGCCCTTCTCCACACAGATCCGTGTCGCCTCGCACGAGCAGCACACCGAGGCGGAGACCTCGCCCTTCATGGGGCACCTCCTCGGCGGGCGGCTCGGTGTCGAGGCGTACGCGCGCTACACCGAGCAGCTGTGGTTCGTGTACCGCGCCCTGGAGGACGCGGCGGGCTCGCTGGCGGGCGACCCGGTGGCCGGGCCGTTCGTGCGGCCGGAGCTGATGCGGACGGCGGCCCTGGAGCGCGACCTCGCGCATCTGCGCGGACCGGGCTGGCGCGACGGCCTCACCGCCCTCCCCGCGACCGCCGCGTACGCGGCCCGCGTCGCGGAGTGCGCCGCGACGTGGACCGGCGGGTACGTCGCCCACCACTACACCCGCTACCTCGGCGACCTCTCGGGCGGCCAGATCATCCGCGACCGCGCGGAGAAGACCTGGGGCTTCGACCGCAAGGGCGACGGCGTCCGGTTCTACGTCTTCGAGGAGATCGCCAACCCGGCCGCCTTCAAGCGCCTCTACCGGGAACTGCTCGACGCCGTGGAGGCGGACGAGCTGGAGCGCCGCCGGATCGTCGACGAGTGCAAGCGTGCCTTCGACTTCAACGGGGCGGTCTTCCGCGAGCTGGACGCGGAGTTCCCGCTCAGCGCGTGAGCCCCGCCGGGCGGGGTGCGGCCGCAGTGGCGGGCCGCACCCCGCCCTTGGCGTTGCACGGGCTGTCCCGCGGCCCCCGGCGGGCAGCGGCCGCGGGTCCCGCCCCGGCCGGCCGGGGCGGCCTCAGGAGGCCGGGAGGACCGACCCGGGCAGGGTGACGGCGTGCGGCAGCCGGGAGCGGGTGAGGCGTTCGACCGGCGCGATGCGGGCGGCCCCGCCGCCGCTCACGGAGTCCCGGGGCAGGTCGTCGTGGCCGTCACCCGGTGTCGAGACCAGCCGGACACGGCCCCCGATCTCCACGATGCCGTCGGGGCCGGGCGCGGTCAGGATCTGCGAACCCCGGCCCTGGACGATGTTCAGTGCCCGGCCGAGCCGGTCGGTGAGGAGCAGGGCCGCCGCGCCCGTCGCCTCGTCCTCGACGACACCGCCCGCCCGGCGCGGGAAGGCGCGTGCCCGTACCCGGCCGGCCGCCTCGTCCTCCCAGGCCCAGGCGTAGAGCCAGCCCTCTCCGGGCGGCGGCGCCGGCAGGGCGTCGATCTCGGCCGGTGAGGCGTACTGCTCCAGGGTGCGCGGGGGCGCCCACTCGGCGCGGGCGGTGATCCAGGTGAACTCCCCGTCGTGGCGGGCCCACACCTCGCCCGCGGGCGGGTTGACCGCCTCCAGGTCCAGCAGCCAGGCGGCCCCGACGAGCGGGTGGCCGGCGAACGGCAGCCGGGCGCCCGGCGTGTAGATGTCGACGACGCCGCGCTCGGGGTCGTCGACGAAGACCGTCTCGCTGTAGCCGAGCCCGTCCGCGAGCGCCTGCCGGGAGGCCTGGTCGGGGTACGGGCGCGGGTCGCGCACGACGGCGAGCGCGTTGCCGAAGCCGCCGTCCGGCGCGCAGAAGACCTGGAGCACGTCGATTCCGTTCACCCCGGCATTGAAGCACTTGCCCCGGGCATCCGTCCGCCCCGTCCCGTCCGGGATCTCCGCCCTGGTGCCGTCGTCGACCGGACCGCGAGCGGATTGCGGTGCGGTGCGGCCGGCCGTGCGGCCGGGGGCCGCCCTCAGCCGGACGGGGCCGCGTGGAAGGCGGGGGTCCCGCCTGCGGGACCTCGCCCCGGGCGGGAACACACCGCTGCCCCGGACCGTGGCGGGTCCGGGGCAGCGGCGCTCCCGTGCGGGACGGCGCCGGGTCAGGAAGCGGGCTGCGCGCCGCGGCGGCGGACGGCCACGACGGCGGCCGCGCCGGCGGCGGCGATCACGCCCGCGCCGGCCAGCAGCGCGCCGACGGGCGCACCGGAACCGGTGCTGGCGAGTGCGCCGGTGCCGCCCGCGACCGTGCCGCCGCCGACGGTGCCGCCGCCGGCCGAACCGCCGGTGCCCCCGGTGCCCCCGGTGCCGCCGGAACCGCCCGTGGAGCCGCCGGTGCCGCCACCGGTCGAACCGCCGGTGCCGCCCGGGAGTTCGGCGTCCTTGTCGAGGGAGACGGAGAGGGAGACCGGGTCCATCGCGGCACCGGCCGCGTAGAAGCCGCCGAACGCCTTGGCGCCGTCCGCGGTCAGCTCCGCCGGGACGCCGCTCAGGGTGACGACGCCGTCCTTGGCGGCGATGTCGCCCTTCGGCAGGTCGAGGGCGGCGAGGGGAAGGTCGTCGAAGGTGGAGACCTCGTGCGTCTTCTGGTCCTTGGCGGAGACGTCGGCGAGCAGGGTGCCCTTGCCGTTCTTCACCTCGGTCCGCAGGCCGCTCAGCTTGAGGTCGAGGACGTACTCGCCGCCGGCCTCCTGGTGGCCGAGGAAGCGGACCGATCCGCCGAAGCCCGCGCCGAGGCTCTGGCCGTCCTTGTCGAAGGCGCCGGTGGCCTTGGTGAAGCGGTAGATCTCACCGTTCTTGACGGCGCCGTCCGCGAGTTCGGCCTTGCCCTTGGCGATCGGGCCGGCGACGTAGCTGCGGAAGGACTCCTTCACACCCCAGTCGAGGTTGCCGTCGACGATCGGGCCGTCCTCGGGGGCGGGCTGCTGCGACGGGTCGTCGGTGGGGGTGGGCTTCGGCTCCTCGGACCCGGACGGGGTGGGCTTCGGGTCCGTGGACGGCGACGGGGAGGGGTCGGTGGAGGGCGACGGGTCGGTGGACGGCGACGGGTCGGGCTTCGGCGGCGCCTGCTTCACCGTGAGGGTGGCCGGGTCGAGGGCGGCGCCGGCCGCGTAGAAGCCGGCGAACGCCTCGGAGCCGTCGGCGGTCAGCTTCGCGGGGATGTCCTTGAACACCATCGCGCCGCCCTCGCCCTGGCCCGGCCGCACACCGGTGAGGTCGAGGTCGGCGATGACGGCGTCGTCCTTGGTGACGACGGTGCCGTCCATCTTCTTGCTGGTGTAGTCGGCGGTGACGGTGCCGGACTCGCGGCCGGTGGCGACCTTGATGTCGCCGATCTGCACGTCGAGGATGCCGCCGTGGCCCTGGAAGCGGACCTTGCCCTTGAAGGCGGTGTCGGAGGCGTGGGTGCCGGTGTCGTAGCTCCCGGTGCCGTCGGTGAAGGTGAAGACGCCGTTGCCGGCGACCTGGGAGGCGCCGTCGGAGGCGGTGATGCTGCCGTGGGCGATCGGGCCGGCGACGTACTTGCGGAAGGACTCCTTCAGGCCCCACTCCAGGGTGCCGTCCACGAGTTCCAGCTTCGGCGCGGCTGCCGGGGCGGCCTCGGGGCCGGCGGCGAGCGCCGGGAGGACGAATCCGGTGGCGCCGAGGGTGACGGCGGTCGCTATGACGGCGCCGAGGGCGAGCGGGCGGCGTGCTGCTGCCATGGTCGGGGGTCTCCTTGGGTCGTACAACGGGGGTGGAGTGGGGGTGGGTTCAGTTCTCGTCGCCGGCGGCCGGACCGGGGGGAGCCGGCGCGGACGGAGAACCGGCGGCTGCCGCGCGCCGCCGCCGGAGGGCGACGAACACGGCGGCTGCCGCGAGGGCGAGCAGGCCGGCGGCCAGGGCCGCGTAGGTCCCGGTGGAGGACGACGAGGCGGTCTTCGCCGTGTCGTCCGCCTGCTCGGTGGGGTTCGGGGAGGGCTTCTGGGCCGCAGGGGCGGCGGAGGCCGAGGCGGTGGGCGCGCTGCCGAGGTCGGGCAGGGCGGGCAGCTTCGCCTTGTCGTCGACGGCGACGGCGAGGGAGACCGGGTCCATCTCGGTGCCGGCCCGGTAGAGCGAGCCGAACGCCTTCGACCCGCCCTCGGTGAGGGTGGCCGGCGCCTCGGTCAGCCGTACGAGGCCGTCCTTCGGCGCGAAGTCCTTCGCCTCGAAGGTGACGAGGGAGACGGCCTTCTCGGTCTTCCCGCCGCCGGTGACGTCGGCGACGAGGCTGCCCCTGCCCTTCCCGACGCGGACGGAGACCTTCGAGAGGGTCAGGTCGAGGTCCTTGCCGGTGAAGCGCACGCTGCCCTGGAAGGCCGCGTCGAGGGTCTGCCCCTCGGCGTCGTAGACGCCCTTGCCGCCGGTGAAGCGGAACAGCGCTCCCCCGTCCTGCGCCCCGCCGGCGAGGGTCCACTGCCCCTGCGCGATGGAGCCGGTGACGTACTCGCGGAAGGTGCGGCGGACGCCCCAGTCGACGGCGGCGTCGTGGAA
It encodes the following:
- the npdG gene encoding NADPH-dependent F420 reductase, which codes for MTSTENTGPAAKAPAKDPWDLPDVSDLVVGVLGGTGDQGRGLAYRLAKAGQKVIIGSRAADRAETAAAELGLGVEGADNAECARRSDVVIVAVPWDGHAKTLETLQKELAGKIVVDCVNPLGFDKKGAYALKPEEGSAAEQAAALLPDSRVTAAFHHLSAVLLQDPSIDEIDTDVMVLGESRADTDVVQALASRIPGMRGVFAGRLRNAHQVESLVANLISVNRRYKAHAGLRVTDV
- a CDS encoding MFS transporter, with the translated sequence MTSKLSAVLPDLSPWRSSPDFRLLWVQGLVTYFASFMAMIALPLQIKEMTGSPLAVGAMGAVELVPLIVFGLYGGALADAVDRRRMILGTEAGLGLLALILLVNAMLPEPMLWPLYVVAAGVSALAGLQRPALDSLMARIVPHDQLTAAAALNALRWQVGAIAGPALAGVVVAYAGHATAYGITIAGFAVSVVLCLRLSPAPPAKGADKPSLRGIAEGARYAWSRPVLLGTYAIDLAAMLFAFPNTIFPFLADDLDAEWSLGLMYAAGSVGSVVLSLTSGWTSRVRRHGLFVVFGAAGWGLAIFAAGWFSNVWLVLVCLAFAGAGDMLSGLGRSTIWNQTIPEELRGRLAGIEVLSYSVGPQLGQVRAGAMAGWTGTRPAIWSGGLVCVVSVGLLAATLPKLITYDALTDEDAKRRRAQQEAAAAAAEEAPGDGAGEASAAQR
- the map gene encoding type I methionyl aminopeptidase encodes the protein MSGQSLLVPGELSPHRSVPASIRRPEYVGKAAPAPYTGPEVQDADTVERMRVAGRIAAQAMEEAAKHIAPGVTTDELDRVAHEFMCDHGAYPSTLGYRGFPKSLCSSVNEVICHGIPDSTVLRDGDIVNLDVTAYIGGVHGDNNATYLCGDVDDASRLLVERTRESLNRAIKAVKPGRQVNVIGRVIESYAKRFGYGVVRDFTGHGINSSFHSGLIIPHYDAPHATTVMQPGMTFTIEPMLTLGTHEYDMWDDGWTVVTKDRRRTAQFEHTLVVTETGADILTLP
- a CDS encoding heme oxygenase (biliverdin-producing), with the translated sequence MDTPFSTQIRVASHEQHTEAETSPFMGHLLGGRLGVEAYARYTEQLWFVYRALEDAAGSLAGDPVAGPFVRPELMRTAALERDLAHLRGPGWRDGLTALPATAAYAARVAECAATWTGGYVAHHYTRYLGDLSGGQIIRDRAEKTWGFDRKGDGVRFYVFEEIANPAAFKRLYRELLDAVEADELERRRIVDECKRAFDFNGAVFRELDAEFPLSA
- a CDS encoding PhzF family phenazine biosynthesis protein; this encodes MNGIDVLQVFCAPDGGFGNALAVVRDPRPYPDQASRQALADGLGYSETVFVDDPERGVVDIYTPGARLPFAGHPLVGAAWLLDLEAVNPPAGEVWARHDGEFTWITARAEWAPPRTLEQYASPAEIDALPAPPPGEGWLYAWAWEDEAAGRVRARAFPRRAGGVVEDEATGAAALLLTDRLGRALNIVQGRGSQILTAPGPDGIVEIGGRVRLVSTPGDGHDDLPRDSVSGGGAARIAPVERLTRSRLPHAVTLPGSVLPAS
- a CDS encoding HtaA domain-containing protein, yielding MAAARRPLALGAVIATAVTLGATGFVLPALAAGPEAAPAAAPKLELVDGTLEWGLKESFRKYVAGPIAHGSITASDGASQVAGNGVFTFTDGTGSYDTGTHASDTAFKGKVRFQGHGGILDVQIGDIKVATGRESGTVTADYTSKKMDGTVVTKDDAVIADLDLTGVRPGQGEGGAMVFKDIPAKLTADGSEAFAGFYAAGAALDPATLTVKQAPPKPDPSPSTDPSPSTDPSPSPSTDPKPTPSGSEEPKPTPTDDPSQQPAPEDGPIVDGNLDWGVKESFRSYVAGPIAKGKAELADGAVKNGEIYRFTKATGAFDKDGQSLGAGFGGSVRFLGHQEAGGEYVLDLKLSGLRTEVKNGKGTLLADVSAKDQKTHEVSTFDDLPLAALDLPKGDIAAKDGVVTLSGVPAELTADGAKAFGGFYAAGAAMDPVSLSVSLDKDAELPGGTGGSTGGGTGGSTGGSGGTGGTGGTGGSAGGGTVGGGTVAGGTGALASTGSGAPVGALLAGAGVIAAAGAAAVVAVRRRGAQPAS
- a CDS encoding HtaA domain-containing protein — its product is MHPFRPSRALAVALLAAVLAALLPATAAHAENRTVQGGRLDWGIKASFQSYITGPIANGSWRLTGGAATVGGSQFRFHSANGSYDPATGAFRSGFAGGVHFLGHQKPDGGHELDLRVSNPTVRISGGRGTVHMDMVSKARGSGKVTTYQQVAFASLDLSGVDMRGGGSPVSLTGVPATLTSQGATAFAGYYTAGTPLDPVSLSVDVAAPAAKQPAKPSPSAADDGKKTDEDAKAEGAFHDAAVDWGVRRTFREYVTGSIAQGQWTLAGGAQDGGALFRFTGGKGVYDAEGQTLDAAFQGSVRFTGKDLDLTLSKVSVRVGKGRGSLVADVTGGGKTEKAVSLVTFEAKDFAPKDGLVRLTEAPATLTEGGSKAFGSLYRAGTEMDPVSLAVAVDDKAKLPALPDLGSAPTASASAAPAAQKPSPNPTEQADDTAKTASSSSTGTYAALAAGLLALAAAAVFVALRRRRAAAAGSPSAPAPPGPAAGDEN